In one Plasmodium falciparum 3D7 genome assembly, chromosome: 14 genomic region, the following are encoded:
- a CDS encoding fructose-bisphosphate aldolase, translating into MAHCTEYMNAPKKLPADVAEELATTAQKLVQAGKGILAADESTQTIKKRFDNIKLENTIENRASYRDLLFGTKGLGKFISGAILFEETLFQKNEAGVPMVNLLHNENIIPGIKVDKGLVNIPCTDEEKSTQGLDGLAERCKEYYKAGARFAKWRTVLVIDTAKGKPTDLSIHETAWGLARYASICQQNRLVPIVEPEILADGPHSIEVCAVVTQKVLSCVFKALQENGVLLEGALLKPNMVTAGYECTAKTTTQDVGFLTVRTLRRTVPPALPGVVFLSGGQSEEEASVNLNSINALGPHPWALTFSYGRALQASVLNTWQGKKENVAKAREVLLQRAEANSLATYGKYKGGAGGENAGASLYEKKYVY; encoded by the coding sequence TGAATGCCCCAAAAAAATTACCAGCAGATGTTGCCGAAGAATTAGCAACCACCGCCCAAAAGCTTGTTCAAGCTGGAAAGGGAATTTTAGCTGCTGATGAATCAACACAAACCATTAAGAAAAGATTCGACAACATCAAATTAGAGAACACAATAGAAAACAGAGCTAGCTACAGAGATTTATTATTTGGAACTAAAGGATTAGGAAAATTCATTTCAGGAGCAATTTTATTTGAAGAAACATTATTTCAAAAGAATGAAGCCGGTGTACCAATGGTTAATTTATTACacaatgaaaatataattccAGGTATTAAGGTTGATAAAGGTTTGGTTAACATTCCATGCACAGATGAAGAAAAATCAACTCAAGGTTTAGATGGATTAGCAGAAAGATGCAAAGAGTATTATAAAGCTGGTGCAAGGTTTGCTAAATGGAGAACAGTTTTAGTTATTGACACAGCCAAAGGAAAACCAACTGATTTATCAATTCACGAAACTGCATGGGGATTGGCTAGATATGCATCTATTTGTCAACAAAATAGATTAGTTCCAATTGTTGAACCTGAAATTTTAGCTGATGGACCACACTCAATTGAAGTTTGTGCAGTTGTAACTCAAAAAGTTTTATCATGTGTATTTAAAGCTTTACAAGAAAATGGTGTATTATTAGAAGGTGCATTGTTAAAACCAAACATGGTTACTGCTGGTTATGAATGTACTGCTAAAACCACTACTCAAGATGTTGGTTTCTTAACTGTCAGAACCTTAAGGAGAACTGTACCACCAGCCTTACCAGGTGTTGTATTTTTATCTGGAGGACAATCAGAAGAAGAGGCTTCTGTTAATTTAAATTCAATCAATGCTTTGGGTCCACACCCATGGGCTTTAACCTTCTCTTACGGTAGAGCTTTACAAGCTTCAGTATTGAACACATGGCAaggaaagaaagaaaatgtTGCAAAGGCAAGAGAAGTTTTATTACAAAGAGCTGAAGCCAACTCCTTAGCAACTTATGGTAAATACAAAGGAGGTGCAGGTGGTGAAAATGCAGGTGCTTCattatatgaaaagaaatatgtCTATTAA